One Physeter macrocephalus isolate SW-GA chromosome 19, ASM283717v5, whole genome shotgun sequence genomic window carries:
- the PSTPIP2 gene encoding proline-serine-threonine phosphatase-interacting protein 2: MTGSLFKGNFWSSDILSSIGYETIIQHLNNGRKNCKEFEDFLKERASIEEKYGKDLLSLSRKKPCGQSETNTLKRALDVFKLQVDSVAQSHIQLAQTLREEARKMEEFREKQKLQRKKTEIIMDAAHKQKSLQFKKTMEAKKNYEQKCRDKDEAEQAVHRSANVVNPKQQEKLFVKLATSKTAVEDSDKAYMLHINTLDKVREEWQSEHIKACEVFETQERERINFFRNALWLHMNQLSQQCVTSDNMYEEVRKSLEMCSIEKDIEYFVNQRKTGQAPPAPIVYENFYCPQKNATPPGKATGPDLARRRLLPIPKSLPDDPDYSLLDNYSLIYQ, from the exons AGTTCGGACATCCTCAGCAGCATTGGCTATGAGACCATCATCCAGCATCTGAACAATGGCCGCAAGAACTGCAAAGAgtttgaagactttttaaaagaaag GGCATCAATTGAAGAGAAATATGGCAAAGATCTGCTCAGCCTCTCTAGGAAGAAGCCATGTGGACAGTCTGAGACCAA caccctGAAGCGGGCCCTTGACGTCTTCAAGCTAC AAGTAGACAGTGTGGCACAAAGTCACATTCAGCTTGCACAGACTCTAAGAGAAGAGGCCAGGAAGATGGAAGAATTCAGGGAAAAGCAAAAGTTACAGCGAAAAAAG ACGGAGATTATAATGGATGCTGCCCATAAACAAAAGAGCTTACAATTCAAGAAAACCATGGAG GCAAAGAAGAACTACGAGCAGAAATGCCGAGACAAAGATGAAGCAGAGCAGGCTGTCCACCGGAGTGCCAACGTGGTAAACCCGAAGCAACAAGAAAAG CTTTTTGTGAAACTGGCAACTTCAAAGACTGCAGTAGAAGACTCAG ACAAGGCGTACATGCTGCACATCAACACTCTGGATAAGGTCCGTGAAGAGTGGCAGAGCGAACACATCAAGGCCTGCGAG GTGTTTGAGACTCAAGAACGTGAACGAATAAACTTCTTTCGGAATGCACTGTGGTTACACATGAATCAGCTGTCACAACAATGTGTCACAAGCGATAAC ATGTATGAAGAAGTCCGTAAGAGTTTAGAAATGTGCAGCATTGAGAAGGACATTGAGTACTTTGTGAATCAACGCAAAACTGGACAGGCTCCACCAG CACCCATCGTGTATGAGAATTTCTACTGCCCCCAGAAGAATGCCACCCCACCAGGAAAGGCTACGGGGCCTGACTTGGCAAG GAGAAGACTTCTCCCAATTCCTAAAAGTTTACCAG